TTATAACAACAAATGTGCACGGTTAAATTCGAAATGGTGGGTACCTGGAACTGAGGCTGTGAACTGTTTCACCCAAAGTTGGTCATGTTTTAACAATTGGCTGGTTCCTCCACCTCAGGTCATTGTTAAGTGTTTAAAGAAAATGGAGCACGATGAATGTGTCGGTACTTTAGTTGTTCCCGAGTGGGAATCCGCAGCTTTCTGGCCTTTGATTACAGATGGGAAGGGTGGATATAGCAAAAATGTTAAAGATGTGTACATCTTACCACAAACTGGTGTAATAAACCCAGGTAGAGGAAATAACGGGTTGTTTGGTAATGAGCATTTGCCATTTAGAATGTTAGCCTTGAGATTTGATTGGCGAACTAAGTAAATCAGAAGTTTAACGAGTAATTAAATAGAATCTGTGTAGGATTTTCATGTTTGCATATTGTTTGCAGATGTTGGTTTAAAGGCTACTTTAAAGAGGAAGTTCGATGAAGCAGGCGAGTATGTGGACGATCAGGACAACGTTATTACACGTATGGCGGGACATTTGTTGGACTCTAGAGCGGAAACAACAGTTTCTAAATATTCTTACCAGGTGAAATTATTCAAAACATTTTGTGCCGATAAACAATTTTCAACTCTACCGGCGCATGCTATTCACGTTGCTTTGTatttgtcaaatttaattgacGCCGGAAAATCGGACAGCGTTGTTTCTGCAGCGTTCTATGGTATTAAGTGGTATCACAACATTAACGATTTACAAGATCCTACAGACAATCAAATAGTGAAGTCCATGTTAGAGTGTGCAAAACGCGTCAACTCTAGACCCGTCACAAAGAAGGACATCGTTGATACAAAATCACTAATAAGTTTGTGTGACATGTTTTCAGATTCGAACGATGTAATTGTTCTTCGAGATTTATCCATGATATTATTGTCATACGCAGGTTTTTTAAGATTCGACGAAGTCAGTAGTCTAAGATGCTGCGATGTTTCGTTTTTTGATGATCATATTAAGCTTTTCATTAGAAAGAGTAAAACTGATATTTATAGGAAAGGGAGAGAAATCGTTATTTCAAAAGGGGAAACGTCTGCTTGTCCTGTGTCAATGTTGCTTAGGTATTTTGACAGTGCGTTTTTGTCTATTAAGTCCGAAATGTATGTATTTAGACCAGCATGTAGGTCAGGTCAACGATGTTTTTTGTTATCTAAAGATAAGAAATTAAGTTACACACGGGCTAAAGAGTGTATTGTTTCCAAATTAAAAATTGTTGCACCCCTTGCAAACTTTGGCCTACATTCTTTGAGAGCAAGCGGAGCCACTGCGGCGGCTAACGCAGAGGGTGTGTCTGAGAGATGTTTGAAGCGACATGGTCGATGGAAGTCTGATAGGGCTAAAGATGGGTACATTGATGATTCTCTAGACAAAAAGCTTTTTATCACTAGacaattgaaattataattgatttgcggttcgaatttaaaaccttactaacctttgtttttgttctatcgcaagccttgcccaatgcaaaacgtgttgtgttttgtgcttagttgtgtgaagacttttcagttctgtgcgttacggagtatagcacagaacgtatgtctaaacataacgcaccgcacaaaacagtgcggttcgttcatgcgtgtggttgtcacgtgagtgatggtcactcaggtggacataggcgggaataTGCACGGGGTGtgcattgtttggtcagttctacgctagacttcgatcagtaaacttttacttttttaaattcgaaccgcattaGTAGTAAATTGGCTCAAATGACATGTTATGTTTGTGTTACATAATGtttagttacatgttaatattggatgttttcaggtacagttttccagagttattttacattgggcttctgatgaatttttatctctggtttttaacctggccttgaaaacaccaattAAGGACACAATACTAGAAGTGATGTATAAAAAGTGATAGTTATACTTTGTGATATAACTTATAGATCGAAAATTGTCCTGTCATGTTTGTACTACGATTGTACTTGATTGTTATATGATACGAATATGTAATATTCGTGGACGTGTGTTGTCAATGTCAATAAACTGATCGCaagccttgcccaatgcaaaacgtgttgtgttttgtgcttagttgtgtgaagactaAGTTTTACGTGTGTTGACTTAAATGTTATTAAGTTGAATAATACAAAGTCAAACACGCGACAACAATGTTAGGTTTCAGTTTAAGTTGTCGTAAAAAAATCGTAAATGAACACAAAACACACAGGCATTTATAAAATTACAACTAAACTTTGAAGAATActgttaattatataaataacatttatattggCAAACCCATACAGGGGACACTATGAGCAAGGACCGAGACGatgaacgctttccagaaataaatcaatttacaattcaatagtaattttaattgaaatgcatctaaatatagaaatgaatgaGGTGAGACATATGAAAATTTTAAAGATAATTAACAAATAGAAATTGTTAAACCGAAATTTTCAACCATAAACTGATTAACTGCAGGCGAAGGGATGAACATAAATCAACTATGTATGTCACAGAATTATTTTGGTTGTTGACAACTTTACGTTAGAAAGCAAAACATTGCATTAAAAACAAAGCGTGCAGGTGGCTAAGAAATTCAAAACAAGATTAGAGAAACGATAGTGTGTTGCTGCTGTTCGTTTTCTATAAACGACAGCGAATATTATTTAGTGGTgtctttaaagaaaaatataagtTACTGGATCATCATACTATCACActttaattatagaaaataaatcaaacatcttATAATTGTCATTTAACTAATACAGGTAGTTCGGCGATTAGCAATTTTTACTTCTATACGATTTGTTGGACAATGACATTAAAATGTGAAATCAGATGACATTTATTGTAAGATATATCACCTGCTTAAAATATTCGAGTTATATATAGTACATATCAAAGCTTCTAACGTTATCTagcttgaatttatttttaaattgaatataatatttattgctttttatgcttcttattattttatatttagaaataaaaacagaaCAGAGTCTGTTCATACACGTCAGTTTTTCGAAATATCAATTACatcaaataataatgttatatcaAAAAATGATGTTGGCTCCGATGATACTGTTGGTTTATACAGTTGTCTTCATTGGCTGTTTTCTAATCAAAAGATGACATGACAAACATGAGTGATTAGGTGTTTGCGAAGACCATTGTTATTGCAAAACAGGAAGTCGTGAGGTATCTATTGCATGTTTATCAAATTACACCGATACTTCTAGCTTGAATACATTTGCCGTCATTGGCTGTTTACGAACCGAGTAGTAAAGACGACTAGACAAACATGAGTGAAGAGTTGTTCGATCGGACAATTGTTATCGTTGGAAAAACTGGAAATGGAAAGAGTGCAACAGCAAACACCCTACTTGGGCGCACTCATTTTGCATCACAAAGGGGAGCGAGCCTTgtcacacaaaatattgatagtGCTGTTTGCGAAAGGCAAGTTGATAATTGTCGCTTGCATTTGAGAGTGATTGACACTCCAGGCGTGTTTGATTGCGAAAATGTGTCACAAAGAGCTTTGGAAATATTGAAAGTAGTTCATCAGAGGCCGCACATCTTCTTTCTCGTCATAAACGATGGCCGCTTTACCGATGAAGAAAAATTAACTGTTGAtatgttgaaaataatatttgGCGACAATAGTGTAGAACATATGATTGTAGTTGTCACACATGGTGATAGTTTTAATAACGATGCGGACTTTCAAAAGTTTTTGGATAACGTGAATGTGAAAACACTGGTAATCTCGTGCGGAAACCGAGTACTAAGGTTTGAAAATTCAACGCAAACGTTTAATTTGGACAACTTTCGCCTTTTCATGAGAGCTCTACACTCAGAATATGTACATCAAAATCGGGAAATTCACAGAGTTATCGAGAAGTATTCGAGAGAAAATCATGATGACAAAAATGTCGCTCATCAGCTTAAAGAACTGGAAATACGACTGAAGCAGCGACCTCCTGAGAGGAAATTCTGGAAAACTAGTGTTTTCGGTGGGGTTGTAGCGGTTGCAATCCTGTTAGCAGGTTATGTGGTTCTAGTGAAGGTGTTTCGCCGTCAGCCTAGAATCGCGCGgatctgggcccgtattcaccaaccgattcttagacttaagaataaagaatagacttagaaccaagaaaaatgtgttccgtgtttgaatatatacaggcctccactggtgattatga
This is a stretch of genomic DNA from Dreissena polymorpha isolate Duluth1 chromosome 7, UMN_Dpol_1.0, whole genome shotgun sequence. It encodes these proteins:
- the LOC127837384 gene encoding uncharacterized protein LOC127837384, with amino-acid sequence MAGHLLDSRAETTVSKYSYQVKLFKTFCADKQFSTLPAHAIHVALYLSNLIDAGKSDSVVSAAFYGIKWYHNINDLQDPTDNQIVKSMLECAKRVNSRPVTKKDIVDTKSLISLCDMFSDSNDVIVLRDLSMILLSYAGFLRFDEVSSLRCCDVSFFDDHIKLFIRKSKTDIYRKGREIVISKGETSACPVSMLLRYFDSAFLSIKSEMYVFRPACRSGQRCFLLSKDKKLSYTRAKECIVSKLKIVAPLANFGLHSLRASGATAAANAEGVSERCLKRHGRWKSDRAKDGYIDDSLDKKLFITRQLKL